A stretch of Linepithema humile isolate Giens D197 chromosome 3, Lhum_UNIL_v1.0, whole genome shotgun sequence DNA encodes these proteins:
- the Ate1 gene encoding arginyl-tRNA--protein transferase 1 isoform X1 has product MANPYSIMEYYAEHEGYKCGYCKSPNTNFSHGMWAHSLTVQDYQSLIDRGWRRSGCYCYKPTMSQTCCPLYTIKCEALNFKISKSQKKILKRMVKFVKNELTNDNAEHIDADQHDNIDINNEEVVNHAKYLAKAQKNTSEINVLFVDNELGGRLSIDSAKAKSENTKKFTSASNSNQEQLTNSDNKNTLHVRNEITNVVPCKKAKLLRIERKQNKLLAQGKSQTEIESIMKEKKQQNCVKTLEELFEEVYTGLRKLEMKLVRTAPMSPEYQKISKKSYEVYKKYQTTIHGVPAEKVTEQQYTRFLVKSPLQMKLVKVRSEEFLNTFDASANLYKKYQMAIHGDLPDQCDKKSFFNFLVKSPLQQWTPDSGPLQGYGSFHEQYWLDNELIAVGVIDILPFGISSVYFFYDPAYSQLSLGTFSSLREVYLTRQLNKVANNLKYYYMGFYIHTCPKMRYKARMRPSKLLCPETYVWCDIESCLAKLDKEKYCRFNGDIDAIDEDGIVDVREVLVLYKQIAMPYKKYKAQQKTCQTMREEKHEVEEYASLVGMPCARRMLLYRYSS; this is encoded by the exons ATGGCCAATCCTTATAGTATTATGGAATATTATGCGGAACACGAAGGTTACAAGTGCGGATATTGCAAAAGTCCTAACACAAATTTCAGTCATG GCATGTGGGCGCATTCGTTAACAGTACAAGACTATCAAAGCTTAATAGACAGAGGATGGAGACGAAGTGGCTGCTATTGTTATAAACCTACAATGAGTCAAACCTGTTGTCCACTTTATACTATTAA atgTGAAGCactaaactttaaaatatcaaagtcacagaaaaaaattttaaaacgtatggttaaatttgtgaaaaatgaatTGACAAATGATAATGCTGAACATATAGATGCAGATCAACATGATAATATAG aTATAAACAATGAAGAAGTAGTGAATCATGCAAAATATCTGGCAAAAgcacaaaaaaatacatcagaaatcaatgttttatttgttgaTAATGAACTCGGTGGAAGATTGTCTATTGATTCTGCAAAAGCCAAAAGTGAGAACACTAAAAAGTTCACTTCTGCATCAAATAGTAATCAGGAACAGCTAACAAATTCTGACAACAAGAACACTCTGCATGTTAGAAACGAAATTACCAATGTAGTGCCTTGTAAAAAAGCAAAGCTCTTACGTATAGAACGTAAGCAAAATAAGTTGTTAGCACAAGGTAAATCACAGACTGAAATCGAGAGCATCatgaaagaaaagaagcaACAGAATTGTGTGAAGACTTTAGAAGAATTATTTGAGGAGGTGTACACTGGCTTGAGAAAGTTGGAG ATGAAACTGGTTCGAACTGCACCGATGAGTCCTGAATACCAAAAGATCTCAAAAAAGTCGTACGAAGTTTACAAAAAGTATCAGACCACAATACACGGAGTGCCGGCTGAGAAGGTCACAGAGCAACAATATACAAGATTTCTTGTTAAATCGCCTTTGCAG atGAAATTGGTGAAAGTGAGGTCGGAAGAATTTCTTAACACTTTCGATGCAAGCGCAAatctctataaaaaatatcaaatggcAATTCATGGCGATCTACCGGACCAATGCGATAAAAAGTCATTCTTTAACTTTCTTGTAAAGAGCCCCTTACAG CAATGGACACCCGACAGTGGGCCACTTCAAGGATACGGCTCTTTTCACGAGCAATATTGGTTAGATAATGAATTAATAGCGGTCGGCGTGATAGACATTCTGCCGTTCGGTATTTCGAGTGTATATTTCTTCTACGATCCGGCGTATAGTCAACTTTCTCTGGGAACCTTTAG CTCTTTGCGAGAGGTTTATTTAACGAGGCAGCTCAACAAAGTTGCGAATAATCTGAAATACTATTACATGGGTTTTTACATTCATACGTGTCCGAAGATGCGGTACAAGGCCAGAATGCGACCGTCGAAGCTTCTGTGTCCGGAGACGTATGTGTGGTGTGATATCGAATCCTGTCTCGCTAAATTAGATAAGGAAAAATATTGTCGTTTTAACGGTGATATTGATGCGATTGACGAAGATGGTATAGTTGACGTTCGTGAG GTATtggttttatataaacaaattgcgatgccatataaaaaatataaagcacaGCAGAAAACATGCCAGACAATGCGAGAGGAAAAGCACGAAGTAGAAGAGTATGCCAGTCTCGTTGGAATGCCTTGTGCGCGAAGGATGTTACTTTATCGTTATTCTAGTTAG
- the Ate1 gene encoding arginyl-tRNA--protein transferase 1 isoform X3, which yields MANPYSIMEYYAEHEGYKCGYCKSPNTNFSHGMWAHSLTVQDYQSLIDRGWRRSGCYCYKPTMSQTCCPLYTIKCEALNFKISKSQKKILKRMVKFVKNELTNDNAEHIDADQHDNIDINNEEVVNHAKYLAKAQKNTSEINVLFVDNELGGRLSIDSAKAKSENTKKFTSASNSNQEQLTNSDNKNTLHVRNEITNVVPCKKAKLLRIERKQNKLLAQGKSQTEIESIMKEKKQQNCVKTLEELFEEVYTGLRKLEMKLVKVRSEEFLNTFDASANLYKKYQMAIHGDLPDQCDKKSFFNFLVKSPLQQWTPDSGPLQGYGSFHEQYWLDNELIAVGVIDILPFGISSVYFFYDPAYSQLSLGTFSSLREVYLTRQLNKVANNLKYYYMGFYIHTCPKMRYKARMRPSKLLCPETYVWCDIESCLAKLDKEKYCRFNGDIDAIDEDGIVDVREVLVLYKQIAMPYKKYKAQQKTCQTMREEKHEVEEYASLVGMPCARRMLLYRYSS from the exons ATGGCCAATCCTTATAGTATTATGGAATATTATGCGGAACACGAAGGTTACAAGTGCGGATATTGCAAAAGTCCTAACACAAATTTCAGTCATG GCATGTGGGCGCATTCGTTAACAGTACAAGACTATCAAAGCTTAATAGACAGAGGATGGAGACGAAGTGGCTGCTATTGTTATAAACCTACAATGAGTCAAACCTGTTGTCCACTTTATACTATTAA atgTGAAGCactaaactttaaaatatcaaagtcacagaaaaaaattttaaaacgtatggttaaatttgtgaaaaatgaatTGACAAATGATAATGCTGAACATATAGATGCAGATCAACATGATAATATAG aTATAAACAATGAAGAAGTAGTGAATCATGCAAAATATCTGGCAAAAgcacaaaaaaatacatcagaaatcaatgttttatttgttgaTAATGAACTCGGTGGAAGATTGTCTATTGATTCTGCAAAAGCCAAAAGTGAGAACACTAAAAAGTTCACTTCTGCATCAAATAGTAATCAGGAACAGCTAACAAATTCTGACAACAAGAACACTCTGCATGTTAGAAACGAAATTACCAATGTAGTGCCTTGTAAAAAAGCAAAGCTCTTACGTATAGAACGTAAGCAAAATAAGTTGTTAGCACAAGGTAAATCACAGACTGAAATCGAGAGCATCatgaaagaaaagaagcaACAGAATTGTGTGAAGACTTTAGAAGAATTATTTGAGGAGGTGTACACTGGCTTGAGAAAGTTGGAG atGAAATTGGTGAAAGTGAGGTCGGAAGAATTTCTTAACACTTTCGATGCAAGCGCAAatctctataaaaaatatcaaatggcAATTCATGGCGATCTACCGGACCAATGCGATAAAAAGTCATTCTTTAACTTTCTTGTAAAGAGCCCCTTACAG CAATGGACACCCGACAGTGGGCCACTTCAAGGATACGGCTCTTTTCACGAGCAATATTGGTTAGATAATGAATTAATAGCGGTCGGCGTGATAGACATTCTGCCGTTCGGTATTTCGAGTGTATATTTCTTCTACGATCCGGCGTATAGTCAACTTTCTCTGGGAACCTTTAG CTCTTTGCGAGAGGTTTATTTAACGAGGCAGCTCAACAAAGTTGCGAATAATCTGAAATACTATTACATGGGTTTTTACATTCATACGTGTCCGAAGATGCGGTACAAGGCCAGAATGCGACCGTCGAAGCTTCTGTGTCCGGAGACGTATGTGTGGTGTGATATCGAATCCTGTCTCGCTAAATTAGATAAGGAAAAATATTGTCGTTTTAACGGTGATATTGATGCGATTGACGAAGATGGTATAGTTGACGTTCGTGAG GTATtggttttatataaacaaattgcgatgccatataaaaaatataaagcacaGCAGAAAACATGCCAGACAATGCGAGAGGAAAAGCACGAAGTAGAAGAGTATGCCAGTCTCGTTGGAATGCCTTGTGCGCGAAGGATGTTACTTTATCGTTATTCTAGTTAG
- the Ate1 gene encoding arginyl-tRNA--protein transferase 1 isoform X2 has protein sequence MANPYSIMEYYAEHEGYKCGYCKSPNTNFSHGMWAHSLTVQDYQSLIDRGWRRSGCYCYKPTMSQTCCPLYTIKCEALNFKISKSQKKILKRMVKFVKNELTNDNAEHIDADQHDNIDINNEEVVNHAKYLAKAQKNTSEINVLFVDNELGGRLSIDSAKAKSENTKKFTSASNSNQEQLTNSDNKNTLHVRNEITNVVPCKKAKLLRIERKQNKLLAQGKSQTEIESIMKEKKQQNCVKTLEELFEEVYTGLRKLEMKLVRTAPMSPEYQKISKKSYEVYKKYQTTIHGVPAEKVTEQQYTRFLVKSPLQQWTPDSGPLQGYGSFHEQYWLDNELIAVGVIDILPFGISSVYFFYDPAYSQLSLGTFSSLREVYLTRQLNKVANNLKYYYMGFYIHTCPKMRYKARMRPSKLLCPETYVWCDIESCLAKLDKEKYCRFNGDIDAIDEDGIVDVREVLVLYKQIAMPYKKYKAQQKTCQTMREEKHEVEEYASLVGMPCARRMLLYRYSS, from the exons ATGGCCAATCCTTATAGTATTATGGAATATTATGCGGAACACGAAGGTTACAAGTGCGGATATTGCAAAAGTCCTAACACAAATTTCAGTCATG GCATGTGGGCGCATTCGTTAACAGTACAAGACTATCAAAGCTTAATAGACAGAGGATGGAGACGAAGTGGCTGCTATTGTTATAAACCTACAATGAGTCAAACCTGTTGTCCACTTTATACTATTAA atgTGAAGCactaaactttaaaatatcaaagtcacagaaaaaaattttaaaacgtatggttaaatttgtgaaaaatgaatTGACAAATGATAATGCTGAACATATAGATGCAGATCAACATGATAATATAG aTATAAACAATGAAGAAGTAGTGAATCATGCAAAATATCTGGCAAAAgcacaaaaaaatacatcagaaatcaatgttttatttgttgaTAATGAACTCGGTGGAAGATTGTCTATTGATTCTGCAAAAGCCAAAAGTGAGAACACTAAAAAGTTCACTTCTGCATCAAATAGTAATCAGGAACAGCTAACAAATTCTGACAACAAGAACACTCTGCATGTTAGAAACGAAATTACCAATGTAGTGCCTTGTAAAAAAGCAAAGCTCTTACGTATAGAACGTAAGCAAAATAAGTTGTTAGCACAAGGTAAATCACAGACTGAAATCGAGAGCATCatgaaagaaaagaagcaACAGAATTGTGTGAAGACTTTAGAAGAATTATTTGAGGAGGTGTACACTGGCTTGAGAAAGTTGGAG ATGAAACTGGTTCGAACTGCACCGATGAGTCCTGAATACCAAAAGATCTCAAAAAAGTCGTACGAAGTTTACAAAAAGTATCAGACCACAATACACGGAGTGCCGGCTGAGAAGGTCACAGAGCAACAATATACAAGATTTCTTGTTAAATCGCCTTTGCAG CAATGGACACCCGACAGTGGGCCACTTCAAGGATACGGCTCTTTTCACGAGCAATATTGGTTAGATAATGAATTAATAGCGGTCGGCGTGATAGACATTCTGCCGTTCGGTATTTCGAGTGTATATTTCTTCTACGATCCGGCGTATAGTCAACTTTCTCTGGGAACCTTTAG CTCTTTGCGAGAGGTTTATTTAACGAGGCAGCTCAACAAAGTTGCGAATAATCTGAAATACTATTACATGGGTTTTTACATTCATACGTGTCCGAAGATGCGGTACAAGGCCAGAATGCGACCGTCGAAGCTTCTGTGTCCGGAGACGTATGTGTGGTGTGATATCGAATCCTGTCTCGCTAAATTAGATAAGGAAAAATATTGTCGTTTTAACGGTGATATTGATGCGATTGACGAAGATGGTATAGTTGACGTTCGTGAG GTATtggttttatataaacaaattgcgatgccatataaaaaatataaagcacaGCAGAAAACATGCCAGACAATGCGAGAGGAAAAGCACGAAGTAGAAGAGTATGCCAGTCTCGTTGGAATGCCTTGTGCGCGAAGGATGTTACTTTATCGTTATTCTAGTTAG